The genomic DNA ATGATTGATTTTATCGCTTTTGCCTTTTCCAACAATTTCTGTATAAGTATCACGAGGAATACTTACTGTTTTCATAGAGTTATTTTTAGGATTTAATGTAATCACCATTAAAGAATCTGAACGCCCTTTATCATCACCGCGCTCATCTGCTCCTAATAATAAAATTGACACTGGTTCACTCTTGCTAACTTTTTCTCCAACTTTATTGTTGTTTTGATCGCGTTTTAAAGGTTGATGAACTTCCTTTAATGTATTAGATACAGAAGAATATACATTATAGGCATAAATTCCTCCACCTATGATTAGTACCCCAAGAATACCGAGTACCCAAAATAAAATTTTCTTTTTCATACCTTTACCCTCTTTATCAAAATTTAAAAATAATATATCTATTTTTATACTCCTCACTATATTACATTATTCTTGATTAAAAATAAAAGATAAATTAAAAAGAGCAACTAGTATTTTCCAGAAAGACAAGAGAAACTTCCATCTATCCCCATTAACTGAATGATGAAGTTTTTTATTATCTTCTATAACTCATATGAATGTAACTTCTCCATAAAATCATGTCCTACAATAAAAGTAGAGTCCATCATACTAGATGGACTCTACTTTTATTGTAAGGCATATTATCATATAAAATAATAAGATTCACTCTTCTTATTTCTAATTATTTTTCAGTTTAACCATCCTCTCGCATTAAGATGGATTTCTTGTATATTTATAGAAATTCCTTGTTCCATGCACACCGAACAAAAACTAAATATTCAGATAATAAATCCGAATGAATCCTATGCATAGTAGCTTTAAACCTTCACTACTTTTCTCTGATATACCAAATATCTTTTGAAATATCTTTGCAGCTAACAGCTATACAGTCATCGCTCCAAACAAAATTACCCGATTTAAAAATTGCAATCATCCTTGGATTATTTTGATATAAAAACATATCGCCATCTTTAAACTTCCCATTCTCATAATCATGTAAAACCTCGTATAGCTTCACATTCATCATCTCTTTTTCTCTATTTTGATAAACTCATTTTATATTTCTTTTACTAAAAAGTTGTATTTTTCTTATGAAATCACTGTGAACTTTTATAATCTTTTAAAAGTTCTGCTCCTATACAATTAACCATTTAATGTATAAGTTCCTAACCTTTAATTTATTCTTTCATCACACTATAAATACCTTCAAATTTATATAAATTTCCCCTGACTTATTTAATTAAAACTCTTATTAAAATTCTGAAGTGCTTCTACCACTAAACTTCTTTGCTAAACAAATCACATATTACTACTTACAAATAAAATAGGTGGATACAAGGCTACAAACTTAGCCTGGTATCCACCTATCTGTATAAAAGAACATTTTACGTTTACTATTCTTTTTTATCTCCAAGAGCGAATGTTATTTCTGTCTCACAAGCAATTTCACCATCTACAGTAGCAATTGCTTTTCCTTTCCCAATTGCTCCACGTACACGCGTCATTTCAACTTCTAAACGAAGCTGATCACCTGGGCGGACTTGTCGTTTAAAACGGCAATTATCGATGCCTGCGAAGAATGCTAAGCGACCACGATTTTCCTCTTTCTTCAACATAGCAACTGCTCCAACTTGCGCTAAAGCCTCTACAATTAAAACACCTGGCATTACAGGATAATCAGGAAAATGTCCATTAAAAAATTCTTCATTAGCTGTAACATTCTTTATCCCAATAGCACGCTTTCCTTCTTCTACTTCTAAAACTTTATCCACTAGTAGAAATGGATATCGATGAGGAATTATTTCTTTAATTTGTTGAATATCTAGCATACACTTCTCTCCTTACACAAGATTGGTCATACCACCAGAAGTTATACTATCATTATCCCATTTTAAATCTCATTTGTCATTATAAAAAAGGATTTCAAAATTACTCTTCTAAATAAAAAAATGTATACACTCTTTTCAATATGTATTATCACTGACACGGAGGTTGAAAAGAGTGTATACCCAATTTAGGGAAAGGCAAATTATATCAAATATATTAAGCCTTAATGTCGTATTCAAGATTCATTATATATGACAAAAATAAGAAATTAAAACCCAATTTTCGACCTTTTTCGTATTAATTCCCTAATATTACTCATTATTTCTCTATTTTCCTTACATTCTCTTAAATGTGATATTTAGAAATATGAATTTTAATAAAAAATTATTAAAATAAAAGCAAAAAACGCTTGTAATAGAATTTACATACTTATATTATAATAAAATGAACATGGGATTTTAACCCAATTATTCAAATACCTTTATTTTTAGAAAGGGATCAAAAAATGGCAAAAGGTATACATACTATAGAGTTAAATACTTCACCAGATCAAATTTGGAAATTTATTAGTGATATAAACAATTGGGCTCCACTAGTCACAGGCTATGTTAAACATAAAGTTATTGATGACAAACATTCGACTTGGCGTTTGCACGGTGATTTAGGATTTATTAAACGAGACGTTAGTCTAAATGTTGAAATTATTGAATGGCAAATGCCTAATAAAATTAGCTTTACGATGACTTCTCCAACAAAAAAATTAATTGGTAGCGGCTTCTTTCATGCTGAATCAATCTCTCCTGCTACTACAAAAGTCACAAGTCAGTTAGAATTGCGAACAACCGGTAAAGGAGCCTTTGTCTTCAACGGCGCAATAAAACCATTTGTTCATAAAATGACAAAGCAACTTTCTAAAAAAGTGGCAGATAAATTAATGGAACAGTTATAAAAAACCATCTCAGAAATTTATTTTACAATAAATTTCCGGGATGGTTTTTATGAAAGTTAATTATTAACCATTTCTTTTTTTAATAGTTTCTCCATATAGCTTAATAACTCATCCTTTAACTCATCATGCTGTAATGCCATTTCAATTGTTGTTTGAATGAATCCAAGCTTCTCTCCAACGTCGTATCGCTTTCCTTCGAAATCATAAGCAAATACCCTTTGTATCTCATTTAAACGTTGAATAGCATCCGTCAACTGAATCTCGCCACCTGCTCCTGTTTGTTGATTCTCTAAGAACGTGAAAATCTCAGGTGTTAATACATAACGCCCCATAATTGCTAAGTTAGATGGTGCTGTTCCTTGATCTGGTTTCTCTACAAACTTACTAACTTGATAACTACGACCATTTTGTACTAGTGGATCAATAATACCATAGCGATGCGTTTCCGTCTCTGGAACAGTTTGAACACCAATTACCGATGATTGTGTTGCCTCATATTGATCCATTAATTGACGTAAGCATGGTGTTTCAGATTGTACAATATCATCACCAAGTAAAACAGCAAATGGCTCATTACCAATAAACTTACGAGCACACCATACAGCATGCCCTAAACCTTTCGGTTCTTTTTGACGAATATAGTGGATATTAATTTTAGAAGACTCTTGCACCTTCTTAAGGATTTCATGCTTACCCTTTTCTAGTAAGTTCTGTTCCAACTCAAAAGAATGATCAAAGTGATCTTCGATAGCACGCTTTCCTTTTCCAGTTACAATAATAATATCTTCAATTCCAGATTGAATCGCTTCTTCTACAATGT from Bacillus basilensis includes the following:
- the fabZ gene encoding 3-hydroxyacyl-ACP dehydratase FabZ, which produces MLDIQQIKEIIPHRYPFLLVDKVLEVEEGKRAIGIKNVTANEEFFNGHFPDYPVMPGVLIVEALAQVGAVAMLKKEENRGRLAFFAGIDNCRFKRQVRPGDQLRLEVEMTRVRGAIGKGKAIATVDGEIACETEITFALGDKKE
- a CDS encoding CoxG family protein, which translates into the protein MAKGIHTIELNTSPDQIWKFISDINNWAPLVTGYVKHKVIDDKHSTWRLHGDLGFIKRDVSLNVEIIEWQMPNKISFTMTSPTKKLIGSGFFHAESISPATTKVTSQLELRTTGKGAFVFNGAIKPFVHKMTKQLSKKVADKLMEQL
- the galU gene encoding UTP--glucose-1-phosphate uridylyltransferase GalU, with protein sequence MKTVKKAIIPAAGLGTRFLPATKAMPKEMLPIVDKPTIQYIVEEAIQSGIEDIIIVTGKGKRAIEDHFDHSFELEQNLLEKGKHEILKKVQESSKINIHYIRQKEPKGLGHAVWCARKFIGNEPFAVLLGDDIVQSETPCLRQLMDQYEATQSSVIGVQTVPETETHRYGIIDPLVQNGRSYQVSKFVEKPDQGTAPSNLAIMGRYVLTPEIFTFLENQQTGAGGEIQLTDAIQRLNEIQRVFAYDFEGKRYDVGEKLGFIQTTIEMALQHDELKDELLSYMEKLLKKEMVNN